The following coding sequences are from one Rathayibacter sp. SW19 window:
- a CDS encoding BrnT family toxin, producing the protein MADVEWDSEAVAYMWERHGVTPDEAEAAIDDPDALPRSPDPGAVPVSRTVTSVGAALAASCWSSSS; encoded by the coding sequence TTGGCCGATGTCGAGTGGGATTCCGAGGCCGTCGCGTACATGTGGGAGCGGCACGGAGTCACGCCCGATGAAGCCGAGGCAGCGATCGACGATCCGGATGCTCTGCCGCGATCCCCCGACCCGGGAGCCGTTCCGGTAAGTCGGACCGTTACCTCGGTTGGAGCAGCACTCGCGGCGAGTTGCTGGTCGTCATCGTCGTGA
- a CDS encoding serine hydrolase domain-containing protein, which translates to MRASSRLYVVFAVCVALIATVIVTTVVTAGPKAPDFTRTASIASADAEALLAAHDMSSLSLALVAGDDVAWSETFGAVDTSATAPTDQTLYGIGSVSKVVTTVAVMQLVDAGEVDLDAAVVDYITDFRMADPGYAQITVRMLLNHSAGFPGSDYADAFTTAPFTGYADQMLAQLAQSRLKSMPGSVAVYCNDCFTMAGLLVERVSGMPFTEYVRARVLEPLGMTRSMYPTVPLTPGDFAPVIIDDVIQPAEYLNLYASGALFSTPGEMARLAAVLLGDGTWHGEQIISPASIEEMGLDQVSGSLDPIASTGFRYGLGWDTVTDPGLAAIGARGWTKGGDTRDYHATFMLAPDSDVAVVITAAGRKAGSGMLATLAQTVLRSAINEIDGVTHTPAAVDATAPAKTNAAHDQLAAMVGSYAGSYLVRVEATSEDSLAVDAFAGGEWLPPETYTLRSDGLFWRTTEPARSLQTRTAWGRTYLVLQVPDEHGIFLDTSILGEKVSPNGALGAAWKQRVGRTWVNVTERSDSLLWNGNPTLTIADPDDTGYLWVTHAQGSTPIDPRDSDDVGVMFVQLPAVNGRDMNDLRIVPRDSEEWVQFGSAMYRPAESILPLEHGEVRITIGDDATAEWRSVPVDTRLESTGDGVWHAYTPDGDPIEVAAGSGVLPAGSLVAVFGAAGATVTLSAELA; encoded by the coding sequence ATGAGGGCATCCTCCCGGCTGTATGTGGTGTTCGCGGTCTGCGTCGCTTTGATTGCGACGGTCATCGTGACGACCGTGGTGACGGCCGGACCAAAAGCCCCGGACTTCACGCGCACCGCCTCCATTGCGAGTGCGGATGCAGAGGCACTGCTCGCCGCGCATGATATGTCGTCGCTGTCTCTGGCGCTGGTCGCCGGCGACGATGTGGCGTGGTCTGAGACATTCGGGGCGGTGGACACGAGCGCTACCGCGCCGACCGATCAAACGCTGTATGGCATCGGATCTGTCAGCAAAGTCGTCACGACGGTCGCGGTCATGCAACTGGTCGACGCCGGCGAGGTAGACCTGGATGCGGCGGTCGTGGACTACATCACTGATTTCCGGATGGCCGATCCCGGATACGCGCAGATCACTGTGCGCATGCTGCTGAACCACTCGGCCGGGTTCCCCGGGTCCGATTACGCCGATGCCTTCACCACGGCACCGTTCACCGGCTATGCCGACCAGATGCTCGCCCAGCTCGCTCAGTCTCGGCTCAAGAGCATGCCGGGCTCGGTCGCGGTGTATTGCAACGACTGCTTCACCATGGCCGGCCTCCTCGTCGAACGGGTGAGCGGTATGCCCTTCACCGAATACGTCCGTGCCCGGGTGTTGGAGCCGCTGGGCATGACCCGGTCGATGTACCCCACGGTTCCGCTCACCCCCGGCGACTTCGCACCGGTGATCATCGACGACGTCATCCAGCCGGCGGAATACCTCAACCTCTACGCGTCAGGTGCCCTCTTCTCGACGCCCGGGGAAATGGCGCGGCTGGCAGCGGTGCTGCTGGGCGATGGAACATGGCATGGCGAGCAGATCATCTCCCCCGCTTCGATCGAGGAGATGGGTCTGGACCAGGTATCCGGCAGCCTGGATCCCATCGCCTCGACGGGTTTCCGGTACGGTCTCGGATGGGACACGGTGACCGATCCGGGGCTGGCGGCGATCGGTGCACGAGGGTGGACCAAAGGCGGCGACACCCGGGACTACCACGCGACATTCATGCTCGCTCCCGACTCCGACGTCGCGGTGGTCATCACCGCCGCCGGACGGAAGGCCGGTTCGGGGATGCTTGCAACGCTCGCGCAGACGGTCCTGCGCAGCGCGATCAACGAGATCGACGGTGTCACGCACACGCCTGCGGCGGTGGATGCAACCGCCCCTGCAAAGACGAATGCCGCGCACGACCAGCTGGCGGCGATGGTCGGGTCCTACGCCGGATCGTACCTCGTGCGCGTCGAAGCGACCTCCGAGGACTCACTCGCCGTCGACGCGTTCGCGGGTGGGGAATGGCTGCCGCCGGAGACCTACACGCTGCGCAGCGACGGTCTCTTCTGGAGGACCACCGAGCCGGCGCGGTCGTTGCAGACCCGCACCGCGTGGGGACGGACCTACCTCGTCCTGCAGGTTCCCGATGAGCACGGCATCTTCCTGGACACCTCGATCCTCGGGGAGAAGGTCTCACCGAACGGCGCGCTCGGGGCTGCCTGGAAGCAACGGGTGGGCCGAACGTGGGTGAACGTCACAGAGCGTTCGGACTCTCTGCTCTGGAACGGAAATCCCACCTTGACCATCGCAGACCCGGATGACACCGGTTACCTCTGGGTCACCCACGCACAGGGCTCGACCCCCATCGATCCGCGCGACAGCGACGATGTCGGGGTGATGTTCGTGCAGCTCCCCGCGGTGAACGGGCGCGACATGAACGACCTGCGCATCGTCCCCCGCGATAGTGAGGAATGGGTGCAGTTCGGCTCGGCAATGTACCGACCCGCCGAGAGCATCCTCCCGCTGGAGCACGGCGAGGTGCGGATCACCATCGGTGACGATGCCACGGCGGAATGGCGATCCGTCCCCGTCGACACGCGGCTCGAGTCGACGGGGGACGGCGTCTGGCACGCCTACACACCAGACGGGGACCCGATCGAGGTGGCAGCCGGCTCGGGCGTGCTGCCGGCCGGCTCACTGGTCGCCGTGTTCGGCGCCGCGGGCGCGACCGTCACGCTCAGCGCTGAGCTGGCCTGA
- a CDS encoding DNA-binding protein, translating to MAEGAMTAAEEKAARAAEELATEGLAVSAAAVRERSGVRMATAAAAAKAWKERANQASDQVDAPMPESLQARFQTVAQATWREARTQSRAEFDEARSGWETKVAAAEADVVRLTAAVEDLEAERERAAEAAAGRIAELEASVEKATAAVTAAEERAMNAEGIAAGLREALTTLKPAVD from the coding sequence ATGGCTGAGGGCGCGATGACCGCTGCCGAGGAGAAGGCCGCTCGGGCTGCGGAGGAACTGGCCACCGAGGGTCTCGCTGTCAGCGCCGCCGCGGTCCGCGAACGCTCCGGCGTCCGCATGGCCACCGCGGCGGCCGCAGCGAAGGCGTGGAAGGAGCGGGCAAACCAGGCCAGCGACCAGGTTGACGCGCCAATGCCCGAGAGCCTCCAGGCCCGCTTCCAGACGGTCGCCCAGGCGACATGGCGCGAGGCTCGCACCCAGTCCCGGGCAGAGTTCGATGAGGCCCGATCCGGCTGGGAGACGAAGGTGGCGGCTGCCGAGGCCGACGTTGTGAGGCTCACGGCCGCGGTTGAGGACCTCGAGGCCGAACGCGAGCGCGCGGCGGAGGCCGCAGCCGGCCGCATCGCCGAACTCGAAGCATCGGTCGAGAAGGCGACAGCGGCGGTCACCGCAGCTGAGGAGCGTGCGATGAACGCTGAAGGCATCGCGGCGGGGCTGCGCGAAGCGCTCACGACTCTGAAGCCGGCCGTCGACTGA
- a CDS encoding DUF3375 family protein, which produces MATGIEGDVARIDAALNTPTLKLLDRKSAGVAMPFFANAFPDDGQPVPVEQFHTRIDALLGELRAAGYAVPAGNGKALAMQWVRERWLYRDPGRGEETYQLTGDARQAMDYVTRATRTQLNVSLSRIETMRRVVSEAALAANPNREERKRRLVEEIARLQAEHDRLASGAEVPESSEAELTEQFSNVLRELDGLPSDFRRVEESVRDMHRMMTKWFREEERPVGEVVDDYLKKSANLLTATPEGRAFSGALELFRKPDWLTRMRADLDTILAHPWSGTLLPDEQRQLRTAVDVIRRGIKDVLAQRQHLSSTLREHIENYDHIKNRELDLVLRGIDREMRAWMQSARARDHIDVELIPPSLDVAGLKFKTFDPENERAPEPLEDVSREAPASLSLDEIRKQGGPSLEQLRRSIDEKLAAGALESAAALFNELPDDLRRPVEILGLLHLYTRIGAEIDPAAREAVSAVRPDGTTRRFLMPTSTMTTAGVARPEGDPL; this is translated from the coding sequence ATGGCAACCGGGATCGAGGGCGACGTCGCGCGCATCGATGCAGCCCTCAATACGCCGACGTTGAAGTTGCTGGACCGCAAGTCCGCTGGCGTTGCTATGCCGTTTTTCGCCAATGCATTCCCCGATGACGGGCAGCCGGTTCCCGTGGAGCAGTTTCATACGAGAATCGATGCTCTCCTCGGTGAGCTGCGGGCTGCGGGTTACGCGGTACCGGCGGGCAACGGGAAGGCGCTGGCCATGCAGTGGGTGCGCGAACGCTGGCTCTACCGCGACCCGGGTCGTGGTGAGGAGACGTATCAGCTAACGGGCGACGCGCGGCAGGCCATGGACTATGTCACCCGCGCGACGCGTACGCAGCTGAACGTTTCCCTGTCCCGCATCGAGACGATGCGGCGCGTCGTCTCTGAGGCGGCGCTGGCTGCGAACCCGAACCGAGAGGAGCGCAAACGGCGTCTTGTCGAGGAGATTGCCCGGTTGCAGGCCGAGCACGATCGTCTGGCGTCCGGCGCGGAGGTGCCGGAGTCCTCCGAGGCGGAGCTGACCGAGCAGTTCTCGAACGTGCTGCGTGAGCTCGATGGCCTTCCGTCTGATTTCCGTCGCGTCGAGGAGTCCGTGCGCGACATGCATCGGATGATGACCAAGTGGTTCCGGGAAGAGGAGCGCCCTGTTGGTGAGGTGGTCGACGACTACCTCAAGAAGTCAGCCAACTTGCTGACCGCGACCCCTGAGGGTCGCGCCTTCTCGGGAGCGCTGGAGTTGTTTCGCAAGCCGGACTGGCTGACCCGGATGCGTGCCGACCTGGATACCATCCTCGCGCACCCTTGGTCGGGCACTCTGCTCCCCGACGAGCAACGTCAGCTCCGGACCGCGGTAGATGTGATCCGCCGCGGCATCAAGGACGTGCTCGCCCAGCGTCAGCACCTGTCGTCGACGCTGCGCGAGCACATCGAGAACTACGACCACATCAAGAATCGCGAGCTGGACCTCGTCCTGCGCGGCATCGACCGCGAGATGCGGGCGTGGATGCAGTCCGCGCGAGCGCGTGACCATATCGATGTCGAGCTCATCCCGCCGAGCCTTGACGTGGCCGGGCTGAAGTTCAAGACCTTCGATCCCGAGAACGAGCGGGCACCCGAGCCGCTCGAAGATGTGTCGCGCGAGGCCCCGGCGTCGCTGTCACTCGATGAGATCCGAAAGCAGGGCGGCCCCTCCCTCGAACAGCTGCGGCGAAGCATAGACGAGAAGCTCGCCGCGGGCGCCCTGGAGTCCGCTGCGGCCCTCTTCAACGAACTGCCCGACGACCTTCGCCGTCCGGTCGAGATACTCGGCCTCCTTCACCTGTACACCCGGATAGGGGCGGAAATCGATCCGGCAGCGCGCGAGGCCGTCTCCGCAGTGCGGCCGGACGGCACGACGCGTCGGTTCCTCATGCCGACTTCGACGATGACGACGGCTGGGGTCGCCCGGCCGGAGGGGGACCCGCTGTGA
- a CDS encoding DUF4194 domain-containing protein, with protein MIDALTGEGDFVLDPLDEHVVANVEDEVADQTSLAMFEGDSSSLYPEQRRCLHALLKYRYISAERHPEHWAVLLASRDVIESRLNDLFFELRVEPGFQVAFKRQATATTGDPLPSLLRDVSHTKEETIVMVFLRQRFFAQRQEGEDVVFVDRQTLLDEVADQRPKHATHRAMDQKRAVKAIDGLATAGVLLKTKDPDRFRISPIIEVLMPIEKLRALWTWFMTQNGTEVDPTELDAAADEVDLLDGLEEED; from the coding sequence GTGATCGATGCCCTGACCGGCGAGGGCGACTTCGTCCTCGACCCCCTCGACGAGCACGTGGTCGCGAACGTCGAGGACGAAGTAGCCGACCAGACCAGCCTGGCGATGTTCGAGGGCGACTCCAGCTCTCTGTATCCCGAGCAACGACGATGCCTGCACGCGCTACTCAAGTACAGATACATCTCGGCAGAGCGGCATCCCGAGCACTGGGCCGTGCTCCTCGCCAGCCGCGACGTCATCGAGAGCCGTCTCAACGACCTGTTCTTCGAGCTCCGCGTCGAGCCCGGCTTCCAGGTCGCCTTCAAGCGTCAGGCGACCGCCACCACGGGTGACCCGCTGCCGTCGCTGCTCCGCGATGTGTCGCACACCAAGGAGGAGACCATCGTGATGGTCTTCCTCCGGCAAAGATTCTTCGCCCAAAGACAAGAGGGCGAAGATGTCGTGTTCGTGGACCGTCAGACGCTGCTCGACGAGGTGGCCGACCAGCGCCCCAAGCACGCCACCCACCGCGCGATGGACCAGAAGCGTGCGGTCAAGGCGATCGACGGTCTGGCGACAGCTGGCGTGCTCCTGAAAACTAAGGACCCGGATCGGTTCCGTATCTCGCCGATCATCGAGGTACTCATGCCGATCGAAAAGCTCCGTGCCCTGTGGACGTGGTTCATGACCCAGAACGGGACCGAGGTCGATCCCACCGAGTTGGATGCTGCCGCCGACGAGGTCGACCTGCTGGATGGTCTCGAGGAGGAGGACTGA
- a CDS encoding ATP-binding protein, giving the protein MTLELPIQIERVPVMEHAQWRIEALQLVNWGGFHGHREVRFSPGSTLLSGASGTGKSTVLDAYIALMMPSDTPFNGASNDAGGGRARSNEQRNLLTYLRGKMDTNRVAGSEEVRDEVLRGSDGGPVWGALSATFINDTGRRFTVLRIYFAKAGASVGGDVVTTYATFEGHLDLTRLEQLASTRFDKRSLKASIAGLTTYNTWGEFETTVHTRLGIGDGGDGGRKAMRLLARVQAGMQISRVDDLYKRMVLERPITYQAADDALSHFGDLEASYRKMVDEAAKVAALQRLPGLQRDLADADSRSLLIRQFGAEDDGPSPFRLWMLCTERALLDTAVVENRRDHATTAAAYAEAKSDEDRHEARLAQIAEEKRANGGGAIDERAREIKRLTGSRDGVYAANLRFQTRTEAIGLVVPETAEQFAEAQAAAADFLAGFGAREESLEAEAEAIREKELSPLNSRKIDLMEEKKSLTGRTGMVPRRLHDARVRMANAAGLDPMNDLPFVAELIDVRPEEERWRRAVETTLGGIARTVLVDRHTRNRLSAAIDGVTITPRIRFQAVTLADHQEWRGDPDYISGKVAFKPSPFSAWVQDRISNDGVDHLCISDAVSLDGREPRVTPAGQTRDGDRGAHGESAEGDIIGFSNERRLADIVTLLDELEPQIAAVRERVNDVQARLNDVRAQKSAHVQVQDTIWAEIDHLGIDRRIVELEDEVRRLRDANQILDALQDEEERIKPLDAKANRDRVLASNRVDELDKEWECLVDDQDTAQTAIDAIVGRQTASVTDAQQAYLDKLFADNWDITSLKSFGPNMRALRNRLQEEAATAQRAARSATSAMESLFEAYQRQWPENNLGVSATSADGYREILDRIQSEGLHERRDKWRREFAAWSSDDLLRLNDAFDTALEDIGDRLRPINRILDTLPFGGKGVLQINLRRLQGEDLSTFRRGLRELSSGLALELTEQQVETRFTRLREFMSRIGIPEGHTKSSTSLRDRFLDVRQHVVITAVVLDENRREIATHDSLGDKSGGETQELVAFIVGSALRYQLGDETRSRPRFAPVFLDEGFVKSDSEFAGRAVRAWQDLGFQLVIGAPLDKVTALEPHMDLIHTVTKSPKGYSFISDIRDASDEGSLA; this is encoded by the coding sequence ATGACTCTCGAACTGCCGATCCAGATCGAGCGAGTTCCAGTGATGGAGCATGCGCAGTGGCGAATCGAAGCCCTGCAGCTGGTGAACTGGGGCGGTTTCCATGGTCATCGCGAGGTGCGCTTCTCTCCCGGCTCCACGCTGTTGTCGGGGGCGAGCGGTACCGGCAAGTCGACGGTCCTCGACGCTTACATCGCGCTGATGATGCCGTCGGATACGCCGTTCAACGGCGCATCCAATGATGCCGGCGGAGGTAGGGCTCGCTCGAACGAGCAGCGCAACCTGCTGACCTACCTGCGCGGGAAGATGGACACAAACCGTGTCGCGGGCTCGGAGGAGGTGCGTGACGAGGTGCTGCGCGGCAGTGACGGCGGCCCCGTCTGGGGCGCGCTCTCCGCGACGTTCATCAACGACACCGGGCGCCGATTCACTGTGCTGCGCATCTACTTCGCGAAGGCGGGCGCGAGCGTCGGCGGCGACGTCGTTACGACCTATGCGACTTTCGAGGGACACCTCGACCTCACCCGCCTCGAGCAGCTGGCCAGTACCCGGTTCGACAAGCGCTCCCTCAAGGCGAGCATCGCAGGGCTGACCACCTACAACACCTGGGGTGAGTTCGAGACCACGGTGCACACTCGGCTTGGCATCGGCGACGGCGGCGATGGGGGTCGAAAGGCTATGCGTCTGCTCGCCCGTGTGCAGGCCGGCATGCAGATCAGCCGCGTGGACGACCTCTACAAGCGGATGGTCTTGGAGCGGCCCATCACCTATCAGGCCGCCGACGACGCTCTCTCGCACTTCGGGGACCTCGAGGCTTCCTACCGCAAGATGGTCGATGAGGCAGCCAAGGTTGCGGCGCTGCAACGTCTTCCGGGCTTGCAGCGTGACCTCGCCGACGCCGACTCGAGGTCGCTGCTGATTCGCCAATTCGGGGCCGAAGACGACGGGCCGTCCCCCTTCCGCCTGTGGATGCTGTGCACCGAGCGGGCACTGCTCGATACCGCAGTGGTCGAGAACCGTCGTGACCATGCCACCACGGCGGCGGCTTACGCAGAGGCCAAGTCGGACGAGGATCGCCATGAGGCGCGGCTCGCCCAGATCGCCGAGGAGAAGCGTGCGAACGGCGGTGGTGCGATCGACGAGCGCGCTCGCGAGATCAAGCGCCTGACCGGCAGCCGTGACGGGGTCTACGCAGCCAACCTCAGGTTTCAGACCCGGACGGAAGCCATCGGCTTGGTGGTGCCCGAGACCGCAGAGCAGTTCGCCGAAGCGCAGGCTGCTGCGGCCGACTTCCTGGCGGGTTTTGGCGCGAGAGAGGAGTCCCTTGAGGCCGAAGCGGAGGCGATTCGCGAGAAGGAACTGTCTCCGCTGAACAGCCGCAAGATCGACCTGATGGAGGAGAAGAAGTCCCTCACGGGCCGCACGGGTATGGTCCCGCGTCGGCTCCACGACGCGCGCGTGCGAATGGCGAACGCCGCGGGCCTCGACCCGATGAACGACCTGCCCTTCGTCGCCGAGCTCATCGATGTGCGCCCCGAGGAAGAGCGCTGGCGCAGGGCGGTTGAGACGACGCTAGGAGGCATCGCCCGCACGGTTCTGGTCGACCGACACACGCGCAACCGGCTTTCCGCAGCAATCGACGGCGTCACGATCACTCCCCGCATCCGGTTTCAGGCAGTTACGCTCGCCGACCACCAGGAGTGGCGGGGTGATCCCGATTACATCTCGGGGAAGGTTGCCTTCAAGCCCTCCCCCTTCTCGGCATGGGTTCAGGACCGAATCAGCAACGACGGCGTCGACCACCTGTGCATCTCCGACGCGGTATCGCTCGATGGACGCGAGCCACGTGTCACGCCGGCCGGACAGACCCGCGACGGCGACCGTGGCGCCCACGGAGAGTCGGCGGAGGGCGACATCATCGGCTTCTCCAACGAGCGTCGGCTGGCGGACATCGTGACGCTGTTGGACGAGCTCGAGCCGCAGATCGCCGCCGTGCGCGAGCGCGTGAACGACGTGCAGGCACGCCTTAATGACGTTCGCGCCCAGAAGAGCGCCCATGTGCAGGTGCAGGACACGATATGGGCCGAGATCGATCACCTCGGCATCGATCGCCGCATCGTCGAACTCGAGGACGAGGTCCGCCGGCTGCGCGATGCCAACCAAATCCTCGACGCGCTGCAGGATGAAGAGGAGCGGATCAAGCCGCTCGACGCAAAGGCGAACCGGGACAGGGTCCTCGCCAGCAATCGTGTGGATGAGCTGGACAAGGAGTGGGAGTGCCTGGTGGACGACCAGGACACGGCCCAGACCGCCATCGACGCTATCGTCGGCAGGCAGACGGCCAGCGTCACCGACGCCCAGCAGGCCTATCTCGACAAGCTGTTCGCGGACAACTGGGACATTACGAGCCTGAAGTCGTTCGGCCCGAACATGAGAGCCCTCCGCAATCGACTGCAGGAAGAAGCCGCCACGGCGCAACGCGCCGCCCGCAGCGCTACCAGCGCGATGGAGAGCTTGTTCGAGGCATATCAGCGGCAGTGGCCCGAGAACAACCTCGGCGTCTCAGCGACTTCCGCAGACGGCTATCGCGAGATCCTCGACCGAATCCAGTCCGAGGGACTTCACGAGCGGCGGGACAAGTGGCGACGCGAGTTCGCCGCGTGGTCGAGCGACGATCTGTTGCGCCTGAACGACGCGTTCGACACGGCGCTCGAGGACATCGGAGACCGGCTGCGCCCGATCAACAGAATCCTCGACACTCTGCCCTTCGGCGGCAAGGGCGTGCTGCAGATCAACCTGCGACGGCTCCAAGGCGAGGATCTGAGCACCTTCCGTCGTGGTCTGCGCGAACTCTCATCCGGGCTTGCCCTCGAACTGACCGAGCAGCAGGTGGAGACCAGGTTTACACGGCTCCGCGAGTTCATGAGCCGCATCGGCATCCCCGAAGGACATACGAAGTCGTCGACCTCGCTGCGCGACCGGTTCCTCGACGTGCGTCAACACGTTGTCATCACCGCGGTCGTACTGGACGAGAATCGCCGTGAGATCGCAACCCACGACTCCCTCGGGGACAAGTCCGGGGGTGAGACACAGGAGCTTGTCGCGTTCATCGTCGGCTCGGCGCTGCGCTATCAACTCGGGGACGAAACCCGCTCCCGGCCCCGGTTCGCTCCAGTGTTCCTCGACGAGGGCTTCGTGAAATCTGACAGCGAGTTCGCCGGCCGCGCGGTCAGGGCATGGCAGGACCTCGGGTTCCAGCTCGTCATCGGTGCGCCTCTCGACAAGGTGACGGCGCTCGAGCCGCATATGGACCTGATCCACACCGTGACGAAAAGTCCGAAGGGTTACTCATTCATCAGCGACATTCGGGATGCCTCCGACGAGGGAAGCCTCGCGTGA
- a CDS encoding Wadjet anti-phage system protein JetD domain-containing protein, whose protein sequence is MKTHETIVSDVRRRLEGKWHAHLVGDLVAFPYAFPLGRATAADLHADYAAIHSQTVAWQDWARSWEVTLDYETRVAKGGTRQSVPTHAHVESIEHAAAIAGGGWPERLDRGRERLAVLRERYPGALDIGRTIRLIDGYSEIDFALLLTVAVWYLADPAHAELGVTPRQVPIPGVHAKWLQNHRAGVQALTGLEDLGLLPGHPPRIHFTYLDPDHRAAGGRIHDSATVGDRFAPAYVPELVVISENKDTAVHFPPLAGGISVEGVGRGGKTVASFRWIREAPVVVYWGDIDRDGYEILNGYRVDFNRDIESILMDPETYDEFEQYGTDLDQYGKALTPGVPKQTDQLRADERAMYLRVLDEQHRGHRRIEQERITLGRAIAAVQSLIDSSSDVR, encoded by the coding sequence GTGAAGACGCACGAGACCATCGTTTCGGACGTCCGACGCCGTTTGGAGGGGAAGTGGCATGCGCATCTAGTCGGCGACCTGGTCGCCTTCCCGTACGCGTTTCCATTGGGGCGAGCGACGGCTGCGGACTTGCACGCGGACTACGCGGCCATCCATTCGCAGACGGTCGCCTGGCAGGACTGGGCCCGCAGCTGGGAGGTCACGCTCGACTACGAGACGCGGGTGGCCAAGGGCGGTACCCGGCAATCGGTTCCGACCCACGCACACGTCGAGTCGATCGAACACGCTGCGGCGATCGCTGGTGGCGGCTGGCCCGAGCGACTCGACCGCGGTCGCGAGCGACTGGCGGTGCTGCGAGAGAGATACCCGGGTGCCCTCGACATCGGCCGGACCATTCGGCTCATCGACGGATACTCGGAGATTGACTTTGCGCTGCTGCTGACCGTTGCCGTCTGGTACCTCGCGGACCCGGCACACGCTGAGCTCGGTGTCACCCCGCGACAGGTTCCGATCCCCGGCGTCCACGCGAAGTGGCTCCAGAATCATCGAGCCGGCGTCCAGGCACTCACCGGACTGGAGGATCTCGGTCTCCTGCCTGGGCACCCACCACGCATCCACTTCACGTACCTCGATCCCGACCACCGAGCAGCTGGCGGCCGCATCCACGACTCGGCAACTGTTGGCGACCGCTTTGCACCGGCCTACGTCCCGGAGCTCGTCGTCATTTCGGAGAACAAGGACACCGCGGTGCACTTCCCGCCTTTAGCGGGCGGCATCTCAGTTGAAGGCGTCGGCAGGGGCGGCAAGACAGTCGCCTCGTTCCGATGGATCCGCGAAGCACCGGTCGTCGTGTATTGGGGCGACATCGACCGCGATGGCTACGAAATCCTGAACGGGTACCGGGTGGATTTCAACCGTGACATCGAGTCGATCCTCATGGATCCGGAGACCTACGATGAGTTCGAGCAGTACGGTACTGACCTCGACCAGTATGGAAAGGCGCTCACCCCGGGAGTTCCGAAGCAGACGGACCAGCTCCGCGCCGACGAGCGTGCAATGTACCTGCGAGTGCTCGACGAGCAGCACAGGGGTCACCGACGGATCGAGCAGGAGCGCATCACACTCGGTCGAGCGATTGCGGCAGTGCAGTCGTTGATCGACTCATCCAGCGACGTCAGATAG
- a CDS encoding Pr6Pr family membrane protein: protein MRTGFGAARAAVALLTLAAIVAQLVHSVEQAQVAGGSIPALLLNFFSFFTIASNVGAVVVLAVGAILSFSHPGDDPVWFAGLRAAVVTYMITTGAVYNLLLRNVSLPQGQTVPWSNEVLHVIAPICMLLDWLFAPGRAPLRRRVV from the coding sequence GTGCGAACTGGGTTCGGCGCCGCACGTGCCGCGGTGGCGCTCTTGACGCTTGCGGCGATCGTTGCCCAGCTCGTGCACAGCGTTGAGCAGGCCCAGGTAGCAGGCGGGAGCATCCCCGCGCTCCTGCTGAACTTTTTCAGCTTCTTCACGATCGCTTCGAACGTTGGAGCAGTGGTGGTCCTTGCGGTCGGTGCAATCCTGTCGTTCTCTCACCCCGGTGACGATCCGGTCTGGTTTGCCGGGCTGCGGGCTGCGGTCGTGACGTACATGATCACGACTGGCGCCGTTTACAACCTCTTGCTGCGTAACGTGTCGCTGCCTCAGGGGCAGACAGTGCCGTGGTCAAACGAGGTCCTTCATGTGATCGCCCCCATTTGCATGCTGCTGGATTGGCTGTTCGCGCCAGGCAGGGCACCGCTGCGTCGTCGAGTTGTGTGA